One Solibacillus sp. R5-41 DNA segment encodes these proteins:
- a CDS encoding MarR family winged helix-turn-helix transcriptional regulator, translated as MSGVKREQLAILFETMTSLERRVANEWNSRNELGFSKSHILILEFLATEGPKRPSAIAEKLKVTTGGVTVLTTKLLKAGFIEKTQNETDRRASQIHITESGLEILERSRQQVETLFEHLFGMLTADEIKTLRAIFEKCMRL; from the coding sequence ATGAGTGGAGTTAAACGCGAGCAATTGGCTATACTTTTTGAGACAATGACTTCTCTGGAACGAAGAGTTGCGAATGAATGGAATAGTCGTAATGAGCTAGGCTTTTCGAAATCGCATATTTTAATTTTAGAGTTTTTAGCAACGGAAGGACCGAAACGACCTTCAGCCATTGCGGAAAAGTTAAAAGTGACAACAGGTGGCGTTACCGTTTTAACGACAAAGCTACTCAAAGCAGGCTTTATCGAAAAAACGCAAAATGAAACCGACCGCCGCGCTTCGCAAATTCACATTACCGAATCAGGCTTGGAAATATTAGAGCGTTCTCGTCAGCAAGTTGAAACACTCTTTGAGCATCTTTTTGGCATGTTAACCGCAGATGAAATTAAAACACTTCGAGCGATTTTTGAAAAGTGCATGAGATTATAA
- the spx gene encoding transcriptional regulator Spx: MTVTIYTQSSCSSSRKALKWLNENDISYSEKRTTSQPLTLAEFKHILSMTEDGTDEIIATNSNDFKNLDIDIEQLSIQELYNLIQQHPRMLRSPILLDEKRIQIGYNEMDIRRFIPRKVRAFELNALQEMAVE; this comes from the coding sequence ATGACAGTAACAATTTATACACAATCAAGTTGCTCTTCTTCACGAAAGGCATTGAAATGGTTAAATGAAAACGACATCTCCTATTCAGAAAAACGTACAACATCTCAACCTCTAACTTTAGCAGAGTTTAAACATATTTTAAGTATGACTGAAGACGGTACCGATGAAATTATCGCAACAAATTCTAATGACTTTAAAAACCTTGATATTGATATCGAACAACTATCAATTCAAGAATTATATAATTTAATCCAACAGCATCCTCGTATGTTGCGCAGCCCTATTTTACTTGATGAAAAACGCATTCAAATCGGCTATAACGAAATGGATATTCGTCGTTTCATTCCACGTAAGGTGCGTGCATTTGAGTTAAATGCCTTGCAAGAAATGGCCGTAGAATAG
- a CDS encoding ABC-F family ATP-binding cassette domain-containing protein, giving the protein MAILTVENLGHSFGDRTLFKDVSFRLVEGDHIGLVGANGVGKSTLMGILTGQTIHDTGKVEWLPGTHYGYLDQHTVLTAGRSMRDTLRDAFLPLYKKEEELNEITMQMADPDADLEKLLEDMAEIQDTLDAGDFYTLDMKIDEIARGLGLDAIGLDRDVSALSGGQRTKVLLAKLLLEKPKVLLLDEPTNYLDEEHITWLKMYLKNYPYAFLLISHDTEFMNDVVDVILHLEFTKMTRYTATYEKFIELAEINKRQHIDAYEKQRDFIKQQEDFIAKNKARYSTSGRAKSRAKQLDRLERIDRPETAVKPEFQFKEARTPGRYIVEAENLVIGYDKEKPLLPPLSFQIERGEKIALVGMNGVGKSTLLKTMLGKVKPLDGKVTLGDYLSPSYFEQEVKADKITPIDDVWNAFPSMEQAQVRAALAKAGLKTDHITRPLNSLSGGEQAKVRLCKLLMDPANWLLFDEPTNHLDIDAKEELKRAMKEFKGTIVLVSHEPEFYEGLVTKVWNVQDWFTSGETKELQ; this is encoded by the coding sequence ATGGCAATTTTAACAGTGGAAAATTTGGGGCACTCATTCGGTGACCGTACTTTATTTAAAGATGTTTCTTTCCGTCTCGTTGAAGGCGACCACATCGGACTTGTAGGAGCAAATGGTGTTGGTAAATCGACACTTATGGGTATTCTTACAGGACAAACAATCCATGATACAGGGAAAGTCGAATGGCTACCTGGAACACATTACGGCTATTTAGATCAGCATACAGTATTAACAGCTGGTCGTTCTATGCGTGATACGCTACGTGATGCTTTTTTACCCCTTTATAAAAAAGAAGAAGAATTAAATGAAATTACGATGCAAATGGCCGACCCAGATGCAGATTTAGAAAAACTATTAGAAGATATGGCAGAAATTCAAGATACATTAGATGCCGGTGACTTTTACACACTTGATATGAAAATCGATGAAATTGCGCGTGGTTTAGGATTAGATGCAATTGGTCTAGATCGCGATGTTTCAGCCCTTTCTGGTGGTCAGCGAACAAAAGTTTTACTAGCAAAGCTATTACTTGAAAAACCAAAAGTATTATTACTTGATGAGCCGACCAACTATTTAGATGAAGAGCATATCACATGGCTAAAAATGTATTTAAAAAATTATCCGTATGCATTTTTATTAATTTCACATGATACGGAATTTATGAATGATGTTGTAGACGTCATTTTACATTTAGAATTCACGAAAATGACGCGTTATACAGCGACTTATGAAAAATTTATTGAACTTGCAGAAATCAACAAGCGTCAGCATATCGATGCGTATGAAAAGCAGCGAGATTTCATCAAGCAACAAGAAGATTTCATCGCAAAAAATAAAGCACGCTATTCAACGAGTGGCCGTGCAAAATCTCGTGCAAAGCAGCTGGACCGTTTGGAGCGTATTGATCGTCCTGAAACTGCGGTGAAGCCAGAGTTTCAGTTTAAAGAGGCACGTACTCCAGGCCGTTACATTGTAGAGGCGGAAAACTTAGTCATTGGTTATGACAAAGAAAAACCACTACTTCCACCGCTATCATTCCAAATTGAGCGCGGTGAAAAAATTGCCCTTGTCGGAATGAATGGCGTTGGTAAATCAACACTATTAAAAACTATGCTTGGCAAAGTGAAACCACTTGATGGAAAAGTGACTTTAGGAGATTATTTATCACCTTCTTACTTCGAACAAGAGGTAAAAGCAGATAAAATTACGCCGATTGATGATGTTTGGAATGCGTTCCCTTCGATGGAGCAAGCGCAAGTTCGTGCAGCATTAGCAAAAGCTGGATTAAAAACAGACCATATTACACGCCCATTAAATTCCCTTTCTGGTGGCGAACAAGCAAAGGTACGTCTGTGTAAGCTTTTGATGGATCCTGCGAACTGGTTACTGTTTGACGAGCCGACGAACCACTTAGATATCGATGCAAAAGAAGAACTAAAGCGTGCGATGAAGGAATTCAAAGGCACAATCGTACTTGTATCACATGAACCTGAATTTTATGAAGGTCTTGTTACAAAAGTTTGGAACGTACAAGACTGGTTCACATCAGGCGAAACGAAAGAATTACAATAA
- a CDS encoding SE1832 family protein — protein sequence MPTKGQLQQEIAELKMDYINLQGDMEKLESVGHAESVQKALTRLENMEAQLAELNKQLAAL from the coding sequence ATGCCAACAAAAGGCCAGTTACAACAAGAAATCGCTGAATTAAAGATGGACTACATTAATCTTCAAGGCGATATGGAAAAGCTAGAATCAGTAGGTCATGCGGAATCAGTACAAAAGGCGCTTACCCGTCTTGAAAATATGGAAGCACAGCTTGCAGAACTAAATAAGCAGCTCGCAGCATTGTAA
- a CDS encoding CMP-N-acetylneuraminic acid synthetase, protein MQKKKIVFIVEHCDIKGTYPFERAATLAQLLQDQGETVYLFIRTANERLLDKLAKTDLNVLLFEKPQELKKHLRNLEPHLVVHDGKDTHIEHIELIRPFCTTVVHFDDFGHGTQLIDCNIIALFEESHEQPLANELAGSYAFAVSQELEMIASHIIDTGDISIKQDLPHIVVAFEDGDVNNLTYRTLRHLTQLHIPLKISVAIDDDYSHNVEDLQMMALSRRNTEIVRRPDALLHLMPEANLIICNANYTPYKVAAAGIPCITTAQHENELNYAFSREANGFIHIGLGRKMKQSIIQNAVMELLLHEHRRERAVKKQRSLDILTNNEILQTLLLDLAYSRHNIAHI, encoded by the coding sequence TTGCAAAAAAAGAAAATCGTATTTATTGTGGAGCATTGTGATATAAAGGGCACATATCCGTTTGAGCGCGCAGCTACTTTAGCGCAGTTATTGCAAGATCAAGGTGAAACGGTTTATCTATTTATTCGCACGGCCAATGAGCGTTTATTGGACAAACTGGCAAAAACGGATTTGAATGTACTTCTTTTTGAAAAGCCGCAAGAACTAAAAAAACATTTACGAAATTTAGAGCCGCATCTGGTGGTTCATGATGGAAAAGATACTCATATCGAACACATTGAGCTCATTCGCCCATTTTGTACGACCGTAGTTCATTTTGATGATTTTGGTCATGGAACACAGCTAATTGATTGTAATATTATTGCACTCTTTGAGGAGTCCCATGAACAACCTCTTGCGAATGAATTGGCAGGGAGCTATGCGTTTGCTGTATCACAAGAACTGGAGATGATTGCAAGTCATATCATCGACACTGGAGATATTTCCATCAAGCAAGATTTACCGCATATTGTTGTCGCATTTGAAGACGGAGATGTGAATAATTTAACGTACCGCACCCTCCGCCACTTAACGCAATTGCATATTCCGTTAAAAATTTCGGTGGCCATTGATGATGATTATTCACATAATGTAGAGGATTTGCAAATGATGGCATTAAGCCGACGCAATACTGAAATTGTTCGCCGTCCAGATGCCCTTCTCCACCTCATGCCTGAAGCGAATTTAATCATATGTAACGCAAACTATACGCCATACAAAGTGGCGGCAGCTGGTATTCCTTGTATTACTACTGCTCAGCATGAAAATGAGCTGAATTATGCATTTTCTCGTGAGGCAAATGGGTTTATTCATATTGGCCTTGGTCGAAAAATGAAGCAATCGATTATTCAAAATGCGGTGATGGAGCTGTTACTGCATGAACATCGTCGTGAACGAGCTGTCAAAAAGCAGCGCTCGCTCGATATTTTAACAAACAATGAAATTTTACAAACATTACTTCTAGATTTAGCTTATTCGCGCCATAATATTGCACATATTTAA
- a CDS encoding oxidoreductase yields MLGMRSALVVGATGLVGSALVKLLCDSEKYAAVNVISRRKLSFTHPKLNVKIREFDQIVDQDMEFAHEIFCCLGTTIKKAGSQSEFEKVDFEYPLSIAALAKNHGVPHFIVISAMGANEKSFAHYSRVKGKLENELIEMNFPRLSIVRPSLIIGDRQEFRLGELIGAKVLKIMNPLFVGPMAKYRSISANQIALAMKIIALNEGKQSVAIYTSEQLAAMQMPAEVETGDAPSKDGLFDWGKYKDKDCPPVDRDVVFDRSKIKEVDRKDDK; encoded by the coding sequence ATGTTAGGAATGCGTTCAGCTTTAGTGGTAGGCGCAACAGGTTTAGTTGGCTCGGCGCTTGTGAAGTTATTGTGTGATAGTGAAAAATATGCTGCGGTAAATGTTATTTCGAGAAGAAAACTATCTTTTACGCATCCGAAGCTCAATGTAAAGATTCGTGAATTTGATCAAATTGTGGATCAAGACATGGAATTTGCACATGAAATATTTTGTTGCTTAGGGACGACAATCAAAAAAGCAGGCTCACAATCAGAATTTGAGAAAGTAGATTTTGAATACCCATTATCAATAGCTGCACTAGCCAAAAATCATGGTGTTCCGCACTTCATTGTCATTTCTGCGATGGGTGCAAATGAAAAGTCATTTGCTCATTACAGCCGCGTCAAAGGGAAGTTGGAAAATGAATTAATCGAGATGAATTTCCCGCGATTATCAATCGTTCGACCATCCTTAATAATAGGAGACCGTCAAGAATTTCGTTTAGGTGAATTAATCGGAGCAAAAGTGCTAAAAATAATGAACCCGTTATTTGTTGGACCAATGGCAAAATATCGATCCATTTCAGCAAATCAAATTGCACTTGCAATGAAAATCATTGCGCTAAATGAGGGGAAACAAAGCGTAGCCATTTATACATCAGAGCAATTAGCAGCAATGCAAATGCCAGCTGAAGTGGAAACCGGGGATGCACCTTCAAAGGATGGATTATTTGATTGGGGCAAATATAAAGACAAGGATTGCCCACCTGTTGATAGAGACGTCGTATTTGATCGCAGTAAAATAAAAGAAGTAGATAGGAAAGACGATAAGTAA
- a CDS encoding NADPH-dependent FMN reductase, whose translation MKILLVDGTIFGRKTGVLLEQVQQYIKEINPDLELEILYFANLKHQILDGSPLNEDMKAMIQKFEEADGYIFASPIFQASIPGVLKNAFDMISPKALRYKPAAIIGNGGTYQHHLVLENQLRPILDYFRCLVTPNYVYTHADHFDQDNKIIDEDVHNRLRELARVFVHYCEASKTLSKQPVDMQ comes from the coding sequence ATGAAAATCTTACTTGTCGATGGGACAATTTTTGGTCGCAAAACCGGCGTTCTTTTAGAGCAGGTTCAACAATATATTAAAGAGATTAATCCCGATTTAGAGCTAGAAATATTATACTTCGCTAATTTAAAGCATCAAATTTTAGATGGTAGCCCTCTTAATGAAGATATGAAAGCGATGATTCAGAAATTTGAGGAGGCAGATGGCTATATTTTTGCTTCTCCTATTTTCCAAGCATCCATCCCAGGCGTATTAAAAAATGCATTCGACATGATTTCGCCAAAAGCGTTGCGCTATAAGCCAGCTGCAATTATTGGAAATGGTGGGACCTATCAGCATCATTTAGTATTGGAAAATCAATTACGCCCGATTCTTGATTATTTCCGCTGCTTAGTAACACCAAATTACGTGTATACACATGCAGATCATTTTGATCAAGACAATAAAATTATTGATGAAGACGTACACAACCGTTTACGTGAACTTGCACGTGTATTTGTTCACTATTGCGAAGCGAGTAAAACTTTATCAAAGCAACCGGTTGATATGCAGTAA
- a CDS encoding Cj0069 family protein produces MRKVIFFEVQGGSDKGSNGYRGDTMPMVDALKQRGQNSEVIFFELEKRDEIFNYVKEHAAAYVSRINPGNLKYETEYFEMLRELCNEGVIGMPHPDAMIGYGAKDALVKLRHTSLVPEDTFAYYTIEEFKSAFPKALATGERVLKQNRGSTGEGIWRVQVVDSLAENAIEVPLTAQIKCTEAKDNHVEYHTLEHFMTFCEQYIVGENGMLVDMKFLPRIKEGEIRLFMLRNKPVNVVHKKPAEDAEAFSATLFSGAHYRYDKPEEWATLVNSFLGQLEEITALLGGHDLPLIWTADFILDTDENGADTYILGEMNCSCVGFTSELELAHDVAEDILACLHEKTPSTI; encoded by the coding sequence ATGAGAAAAGTAATATTTTTTGAAGTACAAGGTGGAAGTGATAAAGGTTCAAATGGTTATCGTGGTGATACAATGCCTATGGTGGATGCACTAAAGCAGCGAGGGCAAAATTCAGAAGTGATATTTTTTGAATTGGAGAAACGTGATGAAATTTTTAACTATGTAAAAGAGCATGCAGCTGCCTATGTGTCTCGTATTAATCCTGGTAACTTAAAGTACGAAACCGAGTATTTTGAAATGCTTCGTGAATTATGTAATGAGGGTGTGATTGGTATGCCCCATCCTGATGCGATGATTGGCTACGGAGCAAAAGATGCGTTAGTAAAACTACGTCATACATCACTTGTACCTGAGGATACGTTTGCATACTACACTATTGAAGAATTTAAATCCGCCTTTCCTAAAGCACTTGCTACTGGCGAACGTGTATTAAAACAAAATCGCGGCTCAACAGGTGAAGGTATTTGGCGTGTACAAGTTGTCGATTCACTTGCAGAAAATGCTATAGAAGTACCCTTAACAGCACAAATTAAATGTACAGAAGCAAAGGATAATCATGTTGAATATCATACGCTGGAGCATTTTATGACGTTTTGTGAGCAATACATCGTTGGTGAAAATGGCATGCTTGTTGATATGAAGTTCCTTCCACGTATTAAAGAAGGCGAAATCCGTTTATTCATGCTGCGTAACAAACCGGTTAATGTCGTACATAAAAAACCCGCAGAAGATGCTGAAGCCTTTAGCGCTACTTTATTTTCTGGCGCACATTACCGCTACGACAAGCCCGAAGAATGGGCTACACTTGTAAACAGTTTTTTAGGCCAACTAGAGGAAATAACAGCGCTACTCGGTGGTCATGATTTACCATTAATTTGGACAGCTGACTTTATTTTAGATACAGATGAGAACGGTGCAGATACGTATATTTTAGGTGAAATGAATTGCTCATGTGTTGGCTTTACTTCTGAACTTGAACTTGCGCATGATGTTGCAGAAGACATTTTAGCTTGTCTTCACGAAAAAACGCCTAGCACCATCTAA
- a CDS encoding AAA family ATPase has protein sequence MEQNIWQQEQTHLSTISELLKMHIAALTVQLKKQKGEIVEERTFASSEFNDVSGENAIQFSQMLQTMQLREREYLNVNEQLAKSKILYKSPYFGRISIKNELGEPEHLYIGLSTFREPVSDDMLIFDWRAPISSLFYENKVGPSRYQIPDGEYIDVIIEGRRQYKITYDQLLQLFDADIYIGDEVLQGLLADTAKEKMKSIVATIQSDQNAVIRSSNKDNLIVLGPPGSGKTSVAMQRIAFLLYEYRQTMNARSILLISPSDLFNDYISNVLPELGEENVQHTTYFRLLRDLKLTQYKCETNYENIERLQKADAEAREHYAFKGSHPYTKQLLNYIESVKKAGIPFYNLKMGEEVFISARKLSQLFYEKFGELDLDFRLKKIRTMLHAKLRERKQKEMSVRMKELRAVNAYIGSDKELEQQAHNELNKRFGRLEQTIEQLGFVNIHKMYLQSITYTNDNLFTQAVQASTAQNLKNHVLNYEDLAPMMYLQSVVKGLYANNIIKHIVIDEIQDYSYLQLLTLKVMHPKAHYTLLGDRNQIVHPQMKDSLDGPISKHFKVVELNKSYRSTNEITDFMSAILQNTTTLSLGVAGDKPQIIETQQSPKAIQQLIVEQYKEEDSFVILCKNKAACEQLYEALKPLVPDLQLVTEKQKVYMKGILIMPGYMAKGFEFTTVVLADANANVYVEEMDAYLLYTIASRATRKLFLLTRGQLPRALAHIESQHYCKEVQTI, from the coding sequence ATGGAACAGAATATTTGGCAGCAGGAGCAGACACATCTATCAACAATTAGTGAACTCCTTAAAATGCATATAGCAGCATTAACAGTTCAATTGAAAAAACAAAAAGGTGAAATTGTCGAGGAGCGTACATTTGCTTCCTCTGAATTTAATGATGTTTCAGGGGAGAATGCGATTCAATTTTCGCAAATGTTGCAAACGATGCAGCTCCGTGAACGTGAATATTTGAATGTGAATGAGCAATTAGCAAAATCTAAAATCTTATATAAAAGTCCATATTTTGGACGGATTTCTATAAAAAATGAACTAGGTGAGCCGGAGCATTTATATATCGGGCTCTCGACATTTCGTGAGCCGGTTTCGGATGATATGCTCATTTTTGACTGGCGAGCACCGATTTCAAGTCTATTTTACGAAAATAAAGTAGGACCTTCTCGTTATCAAATTCCAGATGGCGAATATATTGACGTAATAATAGAAGGAAGACGCCAATATAAAATAACATACGACCAGTTGCTGCAATTATTCGATGCGGATATTTACATTGGAGATGAAGTGTTACAAGGATTGCTTGCAGATACGGCGAAGGAAAAAATGAAGTCGATTGTTGCCACGATTCAAAGCGATCAAAATGCCGTCATTCGTTCGTCCAACAAGGATAATTTAATTGTGCTTGGTCCTCCAGGTAGTGGAAAAACATCGGTTGCCATGCAGCGAATCGCATTTTTACTTTATGAATATCGCCAAACGATGAATGCGCGCAGTATTTTACTCATTTCACCGTCTGATTTATTTAATGATTATATTTCGAATGTACTTCCGGAGTTAGGCGAGGAAAATGTACAGCATACGACCTATTTCCGTTTGCTTCGCGATTTAAAGTTGACGCAATATAAATGTGAAACGAATTATGAGAATATTGAACGCTTGCAAAAGGCGGATGCAGAGGCGCGGGAGCATTACGCTTTTAAAGGCTCACATCCTTATACGAAACAGCTGCTTAACTATATTGAAAGTGTTAAAAAGGCGGGTATCCCGTTTTATAATTTGAAGATGGGTGAGGAAGTATTTATTTCAGCCCGCAAGCTATCCCAACTTTTTTATGAGAAATTTGGCGAACTCGATTTAGATTTCCGTTTGAAAAAAATTCGTACAATGCTGCACGCTAAGCTACGTGAACGAAAGCAAAAGGAAATGAGTGTGCGCATGAAGGAATTACGTGCGGTCAACGCTTATATTGGCTCGGATAAAGAACTTGAACAGCAAGCACATAATGAATTAAATAAGCGATTCGGCAGACTTGAACAAACGATTGAACAGCTCGGCTTTGTGAATATTCATAAAATGTATTTACAATCAATAACGTATACAAATGACAATTTATTCACACAGGCCGTACAGGCGAGCACAGCACAAAATTTGAAAAATCACGTACTTAATTATGAAGATTTGGCACCGATGATGTATTTACAATCAGTTGTGAAAGGGCTATATGCGAATAACATCATTAAGCATATCGTTATTGATGAAATTCAAGATTACTCTTATTTACAGCTGCTCACGCTAAAGGTGATGCATCCAAAAGCGCATTACACGTTACTTGGTGATCGCAATCAAATTGTGCATCCCCAAATGAAAGATTCATTAGATGGGCCCATTTCTAAGCATTTTAAAGTAGTAGAACTCAATAAATCTTATCGTTCTACAAATGAAATTACTGATTTTATGAGTGCGATTTTACAAAATACAACGACACTTTCCCTTGGTGTAGCGGGTGATAAACCACAAATTATTGAAACACAGCAATCCCCAAAAGCAATCCAGCAACTTATTGTGGAGCAGTATAAGGAGGAGGATAGCTTTGTAATTTTATGCAAAAATAAAGCAGCTTGCGAACAGTTATATGAAGCCTTAAAGCCACTTGTGCCCGATTTGCAGCTCGTGACAGAAAAACAAAAAGTGTATATGAAGGGAATCCTCATTATGCCAGGCTATATGGCGAAGGGCTTTGAATTTACAACGGTTGTGTTAGCGGATGCCAATGCAAATGTATACGTGGAAGAAATGGACGCCTATCTTCTATATACGATCGCGTCACGTGCAACGAGGAAACTATTCCTTTTAACGCGCGGACAATTGCCAAGAGCACTTGCACACATCGAATCGCAGCATTATTGCAAAGAAGTTCAAACGATTTAA